The uncultured Ilyobacter sp. genome has a segment encoding these proteins:
- a CDS encoding DUF202 domain-containing protein encodes MATDRTILANERTFLAYIRTALSMIVSGASFIKFFDILIINKIGYAFIYIGFIIFYIGFMRFSKINKKLKKVQF; translated from the coding sequence TTGGCTACAGATAGAACAATTTTAGCTAATGAAAGAACTTTCTTAGCTTATATTAGAACAGCTTTGAGTATGATAGTTTCAGGAGCGAGCTTCATTAAATTTTTTGATATTTTAATTATTAATAAAATTGGGTATGCCTTTATTTACATTGGTTTTATAATTTTCTACATTGGATTTATGAGATTTTCAAAAATAAATAAAAAATTAAAAAAGGTTCAGTTTTAA
- a CDS encoding SDR family oxidoreductase yields the protein MKLFDLTGKKAIVTGSNRGMGFSIAKGLYEAGAKVVLIDINEEVHNSAKKLDPTGKNAFGVTGDMSKIEGLDGIFNSSMDNLEGEVDILVNCAGISRRGDLENFDLEVWDNVMTVNSSSVFFLSQLAGKKMLEKGSGKIINIASMLSFNGSAGSIAYATSKAAVASITKSLCIGWGSKGVNVNAIAPGWIQTDLTAALRANTEKTDTISKRIPMDRWGTPEDVVGTAIFLASDASNYVNGAIIPVDGGYLAF from the coding sequence ATGAAATTATTTGATTTAACAGGTAAAAAAGCTATTGTAACAGGTTCTAATCGAGGTATGGGTTTTAGTATTGCAAAAGGGTTATATGAAGCAGGTGCTAAAGTTGTATTGATTGACATTAACGAAGAAGTACATAATTCAGCTAAAAAACTTGATCCAACAGGAAAAAATGCATTTGGTGTAACAGGTGACATGAGTAAAATAGAGGGTTTAGATGGTATATTTAACTCTTCAATGGATAACCTTGAAGGAGAAGTAGATATTCTAGTTAACTGTGCTGGAATCTCAAGAAGAGGAGATTTAGAAAATTTTGATCTCGAAGTATGGGACAATGTAATGACTGTAAATTCAAGTTCTGTATTTTTTTTAAGCCAACTTGCTGGGAAAAAAATGCTGGAAAAAGGTAGTGGGAAAATTATTAATATTGCATCAATGTTAAGTTTTAATGGAAGTGCTGGTTCCATTGCTTATGCAACAAGTAAAGCTGCTGTGGCATCGATTACTAAGTCGCTTTGTATTGGATGGGGATCAAAAGGAGTTAACGTAAATGCGATAGCACCTGGATGGATTCAAACTGATTTGACTGCAGCATTAAGAGCAAATACTGAAAAAACAGATACTATATCAAAACGTATTCCTATGGATAGATGGGGAACTCCGGAAGATGTAGTAGGGACTGCTATTTTCTTGGCATCTGATGCTTCAAATTATGTTAACGGTGCTATTATTCCTGTAGACGGTGGTTATTTAGCATTTTAG
- a CDS encoding TIGR00366 family protein — protein MFGCINIIQKLKMNIKNTGNIAQESKVNLKNPRKKFKVPDTYVLVFVFVIIAAILTYILPAGEYNLIKDPGTGRSLVDPASFHFVERNPASLMDVLLSIPKGMKNAGWVIFLIFIIGGAFKIIDDTGAMKVSIEALVEKFEGKVYIIIPVIMAAMSVLGALGIVVVSAIAFIPLGIHVSKKLKLDPVVAVAIMYVGAYAGFVTSPFIPATLQLAQNIAGLEPLSGMGLRVVVWLLVTIVSILYTIRYAKKLENNIDNSVLDKIEWTNDKDSGDTVKLNWTHISILMVVIICFAVYAYGALNWSWGSDHMGAMLILAALLSAVISRMHPDKVAQSFIAGCKDMIFGTMIIGFAGAISVVLSEGKIIHTIIYGFSLPLKGLPSVLSANCMLLVNSIFNFFVSSGSGQAAIVMPLMAPMADIVGITRQVSVLAYQWGDGFSNTIIPTSGVLMAVLAVAKIRFEKWLKFMIPLFLIWMLIGFIAVTVAVMTGYN, from the coding sequence GTGTTTGGATGCATAAACATCATACAAAAATTAAAAATGAATATAAAAAATACAGGAAACATCGCACAAGAATCAAAAGTTAATTTAAAAAATCCAAGAAAAAAGTTTAAAGTTCCTGATACTTATGTATTAGTTTTTGTATTTGTAATTATTGCAGCTATTCTTACTTATATTCTCCCTGCAGGAGAATATAATCTTATAAAAGATCCAGGAACAGGTAGGAGTTTAGTTGACCCAGCGTCCTTTCATTTTGTTGAGAGAAATCCTGCAAGTTTAATGGATGTACTTTTATCTATACCGAAAGGGATGAAAAATGCTGGTTGGGTAATTTTTTTGATATTTATAATTGGAGGAGCATTTAAAATAATTGATGATACAGGTGCTATGAAAGTATCCATAGAGGCATTAGTTGAAAAATTTGAAGGTAAAGTATATATTATTATTCCAGTAATAATGGCTGCAATGTCAGTATTGGGTGCTTTGGGAATAGTTGTAGTATCAGCAATAGCATTTATACCTTTGGGGATACATGTATCTAAAAAATTAAAGCTTGATCCAGTAGTTGCCGTTGCTATAATGTATGTTGGAGCATATGCTGGATTTGTAACTTCTCCTTTTATTCCAGCAACACTTCAATTAGCACAAAATATTGCAGGATTAGAACCATTATCAGGTATGGGATTAAGAGTTGTAGTTTGGCTATTAGTTACCATTGTTTCGATATTGTATACCATAAGATATGCAAAGAAATTAGAAAATAATATCGATAATTCAGTTCTAGATAAAATCGAATGGACAAACGATAAAGATTCTGGAGATACAGTAAAGTTAAATTGGACTCATATCTCGATTTTAATGGTAGTTATTATATGTTTTGCGGTTTATGCTTATGGAGCTTTAAATTGGTCTTGGGGTAGTGATCACATGGGTGCAATGTTAATACTTGCTGCGTTATTAAGTGCAGTAATTTCAAGAATGCATCCTGATAAAGTAGCTCAATCATTTATTGCTGGATGTAAAGATATGATATTTGGTACGATGATAATAGGTTTTGCTGGTGCTATTTCAGTTGTTCTATCTGAAGGTAAAATAATCCATACAATAATATATGGATTTTCATTACCTCTGAAGGGATTACCAAGCGTACTATCAGCTAATTGTATGCTCTTAGTCAATTCAATATTTAATTTCTTTGTATCTTCAGGTTCAGGTCAAGCGGCAATAGTTATGCCTTTAATGGCACCAATGGCTGACATCGTTGGAATAACTCGTCAGGTATCTGTACTTGCATATCAATGGGGGGATGGTTTTTCTAATACTATTATTCCTACATCTGGTGTATTAATGGCTGTGTTGGCAGTTGCTAAGATTCGTTTTGAAAAATGGTTAAAATTTATGATTCCATTGTTTCTAATTTGGATGTTAATTGGATTTATTGCTGTAACAGTAGCAGTTATGACTGGATATAATTAA
- a CDS encoding AAA family ATPase, with amino-acid sequence MKHMHFKIFGNPQIKVNNIVISPSLKRGEALLYYMAVNKRVCRDEIIDLFWKDSEKKNARKNLRNLLYKLKQDLGFDLIISINRETLVLNPNIRITSDYSKFLEGIAEYDGGILEGFCDGIYMFSLWKEKLRGKVNDKFLDSVLLELENNLENQEFDKAEKLALKIIKIDSKNVKVYFDLMKIYDVKSEDEKVHNIYDKLNSDFDDVLDEHLREDIEKFYRDVLMKKTDRVPGVKFDRESFFVGNKELDILKEEYEDFIQNDVKKIVMIHGEAGIGKTHLVNKFFKEVDNEKVDIIYHDCNKEDLNKNFKLCKELFYRARECWSSGNVSLSKYFMRSGAKIYSFLEKLDENTILTKEEEEEKLRYIEKSMSQLFSEIKRKFIFVVDNIQWGDKISLFLLEKRIPFLKGKVMFVSTVRDEGGPWVKDFLTICLNYDRVKKIDLKRFSIEETFEFIDRYSNNSIADVTKESIYKESEGNPFFIVEYLENLGGDGTIKEIFTKNISAVLKGNLKGLSEDERKLLKVLSLFNIGLELDTLKKLYDFDREKLREILRSLILSGIIKEKYGFDEVRYKFKHRKFKEFVYSIIEAPEKAELHKKIREKLGTTQLQGEKSFLYLENTNYLS; translated from the coding sequence ATGAAGCATATGCATTTTAAAATTTTCGGAAATCCTCAAATAAAAGTGAATAACATAGTTATTTCACCGAGTCTTAAAAGGGGAGAGGCTCTTTTGTATTATATGGCAGTTAATAAAAGGGTCTGCAGAGATGAGATCATAGATCTGTTCTGGAAAGATTCAGAAAAAAAGAATGCCAGAAAAAATTTGAGAAATTTGCTGTATAAGCTGAAACAGGATTTAGGATTTGATCTTATAATATCAATTAATAGGGAGACTTTGGTCTTGAATCCAAATATAAGGATAACAAGTGATTATAGTAAGTTTCTGGAAGGAATCGCAGAATATGATGGCGGTATTTTAGAAGGCTTCTGTGATGGGATTTATATGTTTAGTCTGTGGAAAGAAAAACTGCGAGGAAAAGTTAATGATAAATTTTTGGATTCGGTACTTTTAGAGCTAGAAAATAACTTGGAAAATCAAGAGTTTGACAAAGCTGAGAAACTTGCACTAAAGATAATAAAAATAGATTCTAAAAATGTAAAGGTGTATTTTGATCTCATGAAAATTTATGATGTCAAAAGTGAAGATGAAAAGGTTCATAATATATATGATAAGCTTAACAGTGATTTTGATGATGTTTTGGATGAACATTTAAGAGAAGATATAGAAAAATTTTATAGAGATGTTCTTATGAAAAAAACAGACCGGGTACCCGGGGTGAAATTTGATAGGGAAAGTTTTTTTGTTGGAAATAAAGAACTGGATATTTTGAAAGAGGAGTACGAAGATTTTATCCAAAATGACGTAAAAAAAATTGTCATGATACACGGAGAAGCAGGTATAGGAAAAACTCATCTAGTCAATAAATTTTTTAAAGAAGTAGATAATGAAAAAGTAGATATTATTTACCATGACTGCAATAAAGAGGATTTAAACAAGAATTTTAAACTGTGCAAGGAGCTTTTTTATCGAGCCAGGGAATGCTGGTCTTCCGGGAATGTATCCCTTTCAAAATATTTTATGAGGTCGGGGGCCAAAATATATTCATTTTTAGAAAAATTAGATGAAAATACAATTTTGACAAAAGAGGAGGAAGAGGAGAAACTCAGGTATATAGAAAAATCCATGAGCCAACTATTTAGTGAAATAAAAAGAAAGTTTATTTTTGTAGTTGATAATATTCAGTGGGGAGATAAAATAAGTTTATTTCTCCTGGAAAAAAGGATACCTTTTCTCAAAGGAAAGGTCATGTTCGTTTCTACAGTTAGAGATGAGGGAGGACCTTGGGTAAAAGATTTTCTTACTATCTGCCTAAATTACGATAGAGTTAAAAAGATTGATTTAAAAAGATTTAGTATAGAGGAGACTTTTGAATTTATAGATAGATATTCAAATAACAGTATAGCTGATGTTACAAAAGAGAGTATATATAAAGAGTCAGAGGGAAATCCGTTTTTTATAGTTGAATACCTGGAAAATTTAGGGGGAGATGGCACCATAAAAGAGATCTTTACCAAAAATATAAGTGCTGTTTTAAAGGGAAATCTCAAAGGTTTATCAGAGGATGAACGTAAATTACTGAAGGTTTTATCGTTATTCAATATAGGTCTAGAGTTAGATACCCTGAAAAAGTTGTATGATTTTGACAGGGAGAAACTTAGAGAAATTCTAAGATCTCTTATTTTATCAGGGATTATAAAGGAAAAATATGGTTTTGATGAGGTTAGATATAAATTTAAGCACAGAAAATTTAAGGAGTTTGTCTATTCTATAATAGAGGCACCTGAAAAAGCAGAGCTCCATAAAAAAATTAGAGAAAAACTTGGAACAACTCAGCTTCAAGGTGAAAAAAGTTTTTTATATTTAGAAAATACAAATTATTTGTCATAA
- a CDS encoding dicarboxylate/amino acid:cation symporter — protein MKKEKLNLGVAILIAMLLGIVTGALLKEKAVMFAPLGSIFIHLIKMMVIPLVTVSIILGAASLGETKSAGKIGLGTFVYYLSTTAVAVTLGLVFGGIFKPGLGLQEGSLPDQFLDKTGELASRGDIAGFWDTILGIIPTNPLAGLVNGNILQILFFSLFLGIALSKLVKEKREPVINLLESFNEAMIWMILKVMILAPIGVFGLMADAVGTFGYDILALVLKLLIVYTVALALQTFGVYPLFVKVLSKTSPSKFIKKISKAQIVALSTASSMATLPVTFEVCEEELDVSNETTSFVLPLGATINMDGNAIYYALCAMFFAQMYGIELGMTQYIAIIITATIGSIGQAGVPGPSLLVVAVLLAAGLPVQALPLLFGVDRIFDMMRTAVNITGDASCAVIIQNMLDKEEQKS, from the coding sequence ATGAAAAAAGAAAAGTTAAACTTGGGAGTAGCAATTTTAATTGCCATGTTATTGGGTATTGTAACTGGTGCTCTTTTAAAGGAAAAAGCAGTTATGTTTGCACCTTTAGGTAGCATTTTTATTCACCTAATTAAAATGATGGTTATTCCACTTGTAACAGTATCAATTATCTTAGGGGCAGCTTCACTGGGAGAGACAAAATCAGCTGGGAAAATAGGTTTGGGAACATTTGTTTATTATCTTAGTACCACTGCTGTAGCTGTGACCTTAGGACTGGTATTTGGTGGGATATTCAAGCCTGGTCTAGGTCTTCAGGAAGGGAGTCTTCCAGATCAGTTCTTAGATAAAACTGGTGAACTGGCATCTAGAGGTGATATAGCGGGATTCTGGGATACTATCCTAGGAATCATACCTACAAATCCTCTAGCTGGATTGGTAAATGGAAATATTTTACAAATTTTGTTTTTTAGTTTATTCCTAGGTATCGCTCTTTCAAAACTTGTAAAGGAAAAGAGAGAACCAGTTATCAATCTGCTTGAAAGTTTTAACGAGGCTATGATATGGATGATATTAAAAGTAATGATTTTAGCTCCTATAGGAGTTTTCGGATTAATGGCTGATGCTGTTGGAACATTTGGTTATGATATACTAGCACTAGTACTTAAACTGCTTATTGTTTATACTGTTGCTCTTGCTTTACAAACATTTGGTGTTTATCCGTTATTTGTTAAGGTTTTATCTAAAACATCTCCTTCAAAGTTCATTAAGAAAATATCAAAAGCTCAGATAGTTGCCCTTTCTACGGCTTCATCAATGGCCACTCTTCCTGTAACTTTTGAAGTTTGTGAAGAAGAGCTAGATGTATCAAATGAAACCACTTCATTTGTACTTCCTCTTGGAGCCACTATTAATATGGATGGTAACGCGATATATTATGCCCTTTGTGCTATGTTCTTTGCACAAATGTATGGTATTGAGTTGGGCATGACTCAGTACATCGCAATAATAATAACCGCCACAATAGGTTCTATAGGTCAGGCTGGTGTACCAGGTCCTTCACTTCTGGTGGTAGCAGTTCTACTGGCTGCAGGATTGCCTGTACAAGCTCTCCCACTGCTTTTCGGTGTTGACAGAATCTTTGATATGATGAGAACCGCTGTTAACATTACAGGGGATGCTTCGTGTGCTGTAATTATTCAGAATATGCTAGACAAAGAGGAACAAAAAAGTTAA
- the msrA gene encoding peptide-methionine (S)-S-oxide reductase MsrA, with amino-acid sequence MKKVILFFIISIFSFAVEKEAYFAGGCFWCMEPPFEKLAGVLSVTSGYSGGHIENPSYKEVSSGKTGHREAVKITYEDSVVTYPQLLETFWKQIDPTDPDGQFVDRGFQYSSAIFYIDEKQKSQALKSLEDLENSKKFEKKIVTDIVKFKNFYPAEEYHQDYYKKNKLRYKYYRYHSGRDQFLNSIWK; translated from the coding sequence ATGAAAAAGGTTATTCTTTTTTTTATAATTTCCATATTTTCATTTGCCGTAGAAAAAGAGGCATACTTTGCAGGAGGTTGCTTTTGGTGCATGGAACCACCCTTTGAAAAATTGGCTGGAGTTTTATCTGTAACCTCTGGATATTCAGGTGGACATATTGAAAACCCCTCATATAAAGAGGTCTCTTCAGGTAAAACTGGTCATCGTGAGGCTGTAAAAATAACCTACGAGGATTCTGTTGTTACCTATCCTCAGCTTTTGGAAACATTTTGGAAACAGATCGATCCCACCGATCCTGATGGACAATTTGTAGACAGAGGCTTTCAATATTCCTCGGCTATCTTTTACATCGATGAAAAACAAAAGTCTCAAGCCCTCAAATCTCTTGAAGATCTAGAAAATTCAAAAAAATTTGAAAAAAAAATTGTAACTGATATTGTCAAATTTAAAAATTTTTATCCTGCCGAAGAGTATCATCAGGATTATTATAAAAAAAACAAATTACGTTATAAATATTACAGATACCACTCTGGAAGAGATCAATTTCTAAATTCAATATGGAAATAA
- the glmS gene encoding methylaspartate mutase subunit S: protein MKKNGKKVVIGVIGSDCHAVGNKIIDHVLVKQGFDVVNIGVLSPQEDFINAAVETDADAIIVSSLYGHGELDCQGMREKCQEAGLKDITLYVGGNIVVGKQTWEDVEKRFETMGFDRVYAPGTPIEITAEDLKKDLSIA, encoded by the coding sequence ATGAAAAAAAATGGAAAGAAAGTTGTAATAGGAGTAATAGGATCTGACTGTCATGCTGTAGGAAACAAGATTATCGATCATGTATTGGTTAAACAAGGTTTTGATGTTGTGAACATAGGGGTGCTATCTCCTCAAGAGGACTTTATAAATGCAGCAGTTGAAACAGATGCTGACGCTATAATTGTCTCTTCACTTTATGGACACGGAGAACTAGACTGTCAAGGAATGAGAGAAAAATGTCAAGAAGCTGGACTTAAGGATATCACTCTTTATGTCGGTGGTAACATAGTAGTTGGAAAGCAAACCTGGGAAGATGTTGAGAAGAGATTTGAAACTATGGGATTTGACAGAGTATACGCTCCGGGAACTCCTATCGAAATCACAGCCGAGGACCTCAAAAAAGATTTATCAATCGCATAG
- the glmL gene encoding methylaspartate mutase accessory protein GlmL, with product MKVYLTIDFGSTYTKLTAIDIDNEVILATSKDITTIEDDIMKGYNKAFESLKSEISKKVNFDEVDFVKKIACSSAAGGLKMFAIGLVPDLTVEAAKKAALGAGARVMKTYSYELSHREMQEIKDSSADIILLAGGTDGGNKECVVHNAKMIAEFGIEVPVVVAGNKSAVDEIEEIFKGKRIDYQVAENVLPQLKKLNVEPTREEIRKVFMNKIVEAKGLKNAEELVGDIVMPTPAAVLKAAQVLADGTDEESGLGDIVIVDIGGATTDIHSIGKGEPTQPGVVLKGLEDPYSKRSVEGDLGMRYSALSLLEAAGSKKLRNYLEDPEREIDIKERCLYRHDNIKMVPSSKEDFKFDESMAKAATELAMKRHCGFLECIYTPMGTMYHQIGKDLMEAPYIIGTGGVIVHSENPSHILKAGNFDSSEPIYLRPKNPKFLIDKSYILSAMGLFAQEMPDMAVRIMKKYLVEAN from the coding sequence ATGAAAGTATATCTTACTATAGATTTTGGGAGCACCTACACGAAGCTTACAGCTATAGATATAGATAATGAAGTAATTTTGGCAACCTCTAAAGATATCACCACAATAGAAGATGATATCATGAAAGGTTACAACAAGGCTTTTGAAAGTCTAAAAAGTGAAATAAGTAAAAAAGTAAATTTTGATGAAGTTGACTTTGTAAAAAAAATAGCATGTTCATCTGCTGCCGGGGGATTGAAGATGTTTGCTATAGGATTAGTTCCTGATCTCACGGTGGAAGCGGCCAAAAAGGCGGCACTTGGAGCAGGGGCAAGAGTAATGAAAACTTATTCTTATGAACTCAGTCACAGAGAGATGCAGGAGATAAAAGATTCTAGCGCAGATATAATTCTCTTGGCAGGAGGAACAGACGGCGGGAATAAAGAGTGTGTGGTCCACAATGCAAAAATGATAGCTGAATTTGGTATAGAGGTTCCTGTAGTTGTGGCTGGTAATAAGTCAGCTGTAGACGAGATCGAAGAGATCTTTAAGGGAAAGAGAATCGACTACCAGGTAGCTGAAAATGTTTTACCCCAGCTGAAAAAACTCAATGTAGAACCTACAAGAGAAGAGATCAGAAAAGTTTTTATGAATAAAATCGTAGAAGCTAAAGGACTTAAAAATGCAGAAGAACTGGTGGGGGATATAGTAATGCCTACTCCTGCAGCTGTTCTAAAAGCAGCACAGGTTCTAGCAGATGGTACTGATGAGGAATCGGGACTAGGAGATATTGTAATAGTAGACATAGGGGGAGCAACTACAGATATACACTCTATAGGAAAAGGCGAACCTACACAACCTGGTGTTGTACTAAAGGGACTAGAAGACCCCTATTCAAAGAGGAGTGTAGAGGGAGATCTTGGAATGAGGTATTCTGCACTTTCACTACTAGAAGCAGCGGGATCAAAAAAATTGAGGAATTATTTAGAAGATCCAGAAAGAGAAATAGATATAAAAGAGAGATGCCTTTACAGGCACGATAATATAAAGATGGTTCCTTCTAGCAAAGAAGATTTTAAATTTGATGAATCAATGGCAAAAGCTGCCACAGAACTGGCTATGAAGAGACACTGTGGATTCTTAGAATGCATCTACACCCCTATGGGAACAATGTATCACCAGATAGGTAAAGACTTGATGGAAGCGCCTTATATAATAGGTACAGGTGGAGTGATTGTCCATAGTGAAAATCCTTCTCACATATTAAAGGCAGGAAATTTTGATTCAAGTGAACCGATATATCTAAGACCTAAAAATCCAAAATTCTTAATAGATAAATCGTATATACTTTCGGCTATGGGGCTGTTTGCCCAGGAAATGCCAGATATGGCAGTCAGAATTATGAAAAAATATTTAGTAGAAGCTAATTAA
- a CDS encoding methylaspartate mutase subunit E translates to MKLKFNRWTEEEFMKVREEVLKQWPTGAEVDLDEAVAYHKALPDHKNFAKKLVDAKEKGITLAQPRAGVALIDEHIELLNFLDKKGGADLLPSTIDSYTRQNKYEECERGIIESRRAGRSLLNGFPGVNHGIEGCRKVVESVNLPLQLRHGTPDARLLSEIMIASGFTSNEGGGISYNIPYAKSVSLERTLLDWQYVDRLIGWYEEQGVSINREPFGPLTGTLVPPSMSNVVQILECLLAAEQGVKNITLGYGQCGNLIQDVAAIRSLREQAEDYCAEMGYENMMITTVFHQWMGGFPEDEAKAFGVISNASVTAALSGATKVIVKTPHEAIGIPTKEANAEGIKTTKMVLNLLEGQNLSDSEELNTEVDLIKKEVKAIMDKVAELGDGDLAVGTVKAIEQGVIDIPFAPSMYNAGKMLPARDNQGKIRYLEVGNVPFSQEIIDFNKSALEERATFEGREVGFQLTVDDIFAVSKGKLIGRPE, encoded by the coding sequence ATGAAGTTAAAGTTTAATAGGTGGACAGAAGAAGAGTTCATGAAGGTAAGAGAAGAGGTACTAAAGCAATGGCCAACAGGAGCGGAAGTTGATCTTGATGAGGCTGTGGCTTACCATAAAGCTTTACCTGATCACAAGAACTTTGCAAAGAAGTTAGTAGATGCAAAAGAGAAAGGAATAACACTTGCACAGCCAAGAGCGGGAGTTGCACTTATTGACGAGCATATTGAACTTCTTAACTTTCTAGACAAAAAAGGGGGAGCAGACCTTCTTCCTTCGACAATAGATTCTTATACTAGACAAAATAAATATGAAGAGTGTGAAAGAGGAATAATTGAATCAAGAAGAGCTGGAAGATCTCTACTTAATGGATTTCCAGGTGTAAACCACGGGATAGAGGGATGCAGAAAGGTAGTGGAATCTGTAAATCTTCCTCTTCAATTGAGACACGGAACTCCAGATGCAAGATTACTTTCTGAAATAATGATAGCTTCGGGATTCACTTCAAATGAAGGTGGAGGAATCTCTTATAACATTCCTTATGCAAAATCAGTATCTCTAGAAAGAACACTTCTAGACTGGCAATATGTTGACAGACTGATCGGATGGTATGAAGAGCAGGGAGTATCAATTAATAGAGAGCCATTTGGACCGTTAACAGGAACACTAGTTCCACCAAGTATGTCAAATGTAGTCCAAATTCTTGAGTGTCTTTTAGCTGCTGAGCAAGGAGTAAAAAACATAACGCTTGGATATGGTCAGTGTGGAAACCTGATACAAGACGTGGCCGCAATAAGATCTTTAAGAGAGCAAGCAGAAGACTACTGTGCAGAGATGGGCTATGAAAATATGATGATAACTACAGTATTCCATCAGTGGATGGGTGGATTCCCCGAGGATGAAGCAAAGGCATTTGGAGTTATCTCAAATGCATCTGTTACTGCAGCACTTTCAGGAGCTACTAAAGTAATAGTTAAAACTCCGCATGAAGCAATAGGAATACCTACAAAAGAGGCAAACGCAGAAGGAATTAAAACTACTAAAATGGTTCTTAATTTATTGGAAGGACAGAATCTTTCTGACTCTGAAGAATTAAATACTGAAGTTGATCTTATTAAAAAAGAAGTTAAAGCTATAATGGATAAAGTCGCAGAATTAGGAGACGGAGATTTAGCTGTAGGTACAGTCAAAGCTATCGAGCAAGGAGTTATAGATATTCCATTCGCTCCATCTATGTACAACGCAGGGAAAATGCTTCCTGCAAGAGACAACCAAGGAAAAATAAGATATCTGGAAGTAGGAAATGTTCCTTTCTCTCAAGAAATCATTGATTTTAATAAATCTGCCCTTGAAGAAAGAGCTACATTTGAAGGAAGAGAAGTTGGATTCCAACTAACTGTAGATGATATATTTGCTGTATCAAAAGGTAAACTTATTGGAAGACCTGAGTAG
- a CDS encoding methylaspartate ammonia-lyase, translated as MKIIDIVCSEGRTGFYFDDQKAIKNGAVIDGVNYVGEPVTPGFSSIRQAGESISVMFILEDGQVSHGDCAAVQYSGAGGRDPLFLAADFIPVIMEKIAPKLIGRELASFRELAEEIDRMDIDGKKLHTAIRYGITQTILDAVAKSRKITMAEVIKEEYSTGLEVTRRPIFTQSGDDRKNNADKMIIKGADVMPHALINNVDTKLGKDGSLLKDYVAWLRDRVLSLRTDENYSPIFHIDVYGTIGMAFDQDIKAQADYIATLAEAAKPFALRIEGPMDVDDRDKQINALAALTAEVDARGINVELVADEWCNTLEDIKLFADNKAGHVVQIKTPDLGGVNNIAEAILYCNEKGIGSYSGGTCNETNRSAEVTTNIAMACGALQVLAKPGMGVDEGFMIVNNEMNRVMALINRRK; from the coding sequence ATGAAAATTATAGATATCGTTTGTTCAGAAGGAAGAACTGGATTTTACTTTGATGACCAAAAAGCTATAAAAAATGGAGCTGTAATCGACGGTGTAAATTACGTGGGGGAACCCGTAACTCCAGGATTTTCAAGTATAAGACAAGCTGGAGAATCTATATCAGTTATGTTCATTTTAGAAGATGGACAAGTGTCTCATGGAGACTGTGCGGCAGTACAATACTCAGGTGCAGGAGGAAGAGACCCTCTATTCTTGGCTGCAGATTTCATTCCGGTAATAATGGAAAAAATCGCTCCTAAATTAATCGGAAGAGAATTGGCAAGCTTTAGAGAATTAGCCGAAGAGATCGACAGAATGGATATCGACGGTAAAAAACTACATACAGCTATAAGATATGGAATCACACAGACGATTTTAGATGCAGTTGCTAAATCTAGAAAAATAACTATGGCTGAAGTTATAAAAGAGGAATATTCGACAGGTTTAGAAGTAACTAGAAGACCTATATTTACTCAGTCTGGAGACGACAGAAAAAATAATGCTGACAAAATGATTATAAAAGGTGCAGATGTAATGCCACATGCACTTATAAATAATGTAGATACTAAACTTGGTAAGGACGGGTCACTTCTTAAGGACTATGTAGCATGGTTAAGGGATAGAGTGTTGTCCCTAAGAACAGACGAAAATTACAGCCCTATATTCCACATAGATGTATATGGAACTATCGGAATGGCGTTTGACCAGGATATTAAAGCTCAGGCTGACTATATCGCAACTCTAGCAGAAGCAGCTAAGCCTTTTGCACTGAGAATAGAAGGTCCTATGGACGTAGATGACAGAGACAAACAGATCAATGCTTTAGCAGCTTTAACGGCTGAAGTAGATGCAAGAGGTATAAATGTAGAGCTTGTTGCAGATGAGTGGTGTAATACTTTAGAGGATATTAAACTCTTTGCTGACAACAAGGCTGGACATGTAGTTCAAATAAAAACTCCAGATTTGGGAGGAGTAAATAATATAGCTGAAGCGATTCTTTACTGTAACGAAAAAGGGATAGGTTCTTATTCTGGAGGAACTTGTAACGAGACAAACAGATCAGCTGAAGTAACTACTAATATAGCAATGGCTTGCGGAGCACTTCAAGTACTTGCCAAGCCTGGGATGGGTGTAGATGAAGGATTCATGATCGTTAACAATGAGATGAACAGAGTAATGGCACTTATCAACAGAAGAAAGTAG